A genomic window from Flintibacter sp. KGMB00164 includes:
- a CDS encoding helix-turn-helix transcriptional regulator → MSFGENLQFYRAREGLTQEELAERLEVSRQSVSKWESNTSFPEMEKLMTLCSLFQTDLDTLVRGDAQAACQEDAVGYDRHMNAFSNAVAAGVGLILLGVAAALSLYGLAGIPDTWCGAVILSAIAVAVAILVVAFINHDHFAQQHPTLPQIYTPAQREVYARRFPYLIALPIAAIIIGVVWLMLLSSWAEAGGDRREAALVSVFLLDLALSVSVLVWAGMRMEKYEIENWNREHDPRPQAKARRKKIDRICGAIMLVATILFLAVGFGWMALVNDYKNYLGWRWGWIVYPIAGVLCALVSHLMDNGDEEE, encoded by the coding sequence ATGAGCTTTGGTGAAAACCTGCAATTCTACCGCGCCCGGGAGGGCCTGACCCAGGAGGAGCTGGCCGAGCGGCTGGAGGTATCCCGCCAGTCGGTAAGCAAGTGGGAGTCCAATACCAGCTTTCCTGAAATGGAGAAGCTGATGACCCTGTGCAGCCTATTCCAGACCGACCTGGACACCCTGGTACGGGGAGACGCTCAGGCGGCATGCCAGGAGGACGCCGTCGGCTACGACCGGCACATGAATGCCTTTTCCAATGCAGTGGCCGCAGGAGTCGGGTTGATTCTCCTGGGGGTGGCCGCGGCTCTGAGTCTATATGGTTTGGCGGGCATACCCGATACCTGGTGCGGGGCAGTGATCCTGTCCGCCATTGCCGTGGCAGTGGCTATCCTGGTGGTGGCCTTTATAAATCACGACCACTTTGCCCAGCAGCATCCCACCCTGCCCCAGATCTACACCCCCGCCCAGCGGGAGGTCTACGCCCGTCGCTTTCCCTACCTCATAGCCCTGCCCATTGCCGCTATTATCATCGGCGTGGTGTGGCTGATGCTTCTCTCCTCCTGGGCCGAGGCGGGCGGCGACCGCCGGGAGGCCGCCCTGGTCTCTGTCTTCCTGCTGGACCTTGCCCTGTCTGTCTCGGTGCTGGTATGGGCAGGCATGCGCATGGAGAAGTATGAGATTGAAAACTGGAACCGGGAGCATGACCCCAGGCCCCAGGCCAAGGCCCGGCGTAAGAAAATTGACCGGATCTGCGGGGCCATTATGCTGGTAGCCACCATTCTCTTTCTGGCCGTCGGTTTTGGTTGGATGGCCCTGGTCAACGATTATAAAAACTACCTCGGCTGGCGCTGGGGCTGGATCGTCTACCCTATCGCCGGAGTGCTGTGTGCCCTGGTCAGCCATCTCATGGATAATGGGGATGAAGAAGAATAA
- a CDS encoding MerR family transcriptional regulator — protein sequence MKINEVEAQVGITKKNIRFYEEQGLIAPRRNSENGYREYGPREVDQLRQVKLLRKLGVPLEEIRKMQSGTHTVGDGMRRHLVTLERDKKNLEQSIQLCRTLSDRDERLDDLDAAALLEQMDRLEREGTTFLNKQVEDTKRLRYVAPAVVTVLTVALMAGLMALMIWGFTIDAEEAPPLPLVVVLVAIPGVIILGVLLALIQRVQEIEKGEVDDAKKY from the coding sequence GTGAAAATCAATGAGGTGGAGGCCCAGGTGGGCATCACCAAAAAGAACATTCGCTTCTACGAGGAGCAGGGACTCATCGCCCCCCGGCGCAACAGCGAGAATGGCTACCGGGAGTACGGCCCTCGGGAGGTGGACCAGCTGCGGCAGGTAAAGCTGCTGCGCAAGCTGGGCGTCCCTCTGGAGGAGATTCGAAAGATGCAGTCGGGTACCCACACCGTGGGCGATGGCATGCGCCGTCATCTGGTCACCTTGGAGCGGGATAAGAAAAATCTGGAGCAGTCCATCCAGCTCTGCCGCACTCTCAGCGACCGGGATGAGCGGCTGGACGACTTGGACGCCGCCGCGCTGCTGGAACAGATGGACCGTCTGGAGCGGGAGGGCACCACCTTCCTCAACAAACAGGTGGAGGACACCAAGCGCCTGCGGTATGTTGCCCCGGCGGTGGTTACGGTACTCACGGTGGCTCTGATGGCAGGGCTTATGGCGCTGATGATCTGGGGCTTTACCATTGACGCGGAGGAAGCTCCGCCCCTGCCCCTGGTGGTAGTTCTGGTGGCTATTCCCGGTGTGATCATTCTGGGCGTCCTGCTGGCTCTCATCCAGCGGGTGCAGGAGATTGAGAAAGGAGAGGTGGACGATGCGAAAAAGTACTAA
- a CDS encoding YbjQ family protein, giving the protein MLLVNIDYIPGKEFEVLGIVKGTVVQSKNFGKDFMAGMKTLVGGEITGYTEMLNEARQIAVKRMVDEAEALGADAIINIRYGSSSVMQGAAEVIAYGTAVRYFS; this is encoded by the coding sequence ATGCTGCTGGTAAATATTGATTACATTCCCGGAAAGGAATTCGAGGTGCTTGGTATTGTAAAGGGCACCGTGGTCCAGTCCAAGAATTTTGGCAAGGACTTCATGGCTGGCATGAAAACTCTGGTGGGCGGCGAGATCACCGGCTACACCGAGATGCTCAACGAGGCCCGTCAGATCGCGGTCAAGCGCATGGTGGATGAGGCCGAGGCTCTGGGCGCCGACGCCATCATCAACATCCGTTACGGCTCTTCTTCCGTGATGCAGGGCGCAGCCGAGGTCATCGCCTACGGCACCGCCGTCCGATACTTTTCTTGA